Below is a genomic region from Rhododendron vialii isolate Sample 1 chromosome 5a, ASM3025357v1.
TCTTTCTTTCAGGGACCTTTTTGATTTGTCAAAGGACAACATACAGATCAAGGAGAGTAAAGCGCAAGGAATCATCTTGTCTGGTGTAACGGAAgtgagttttcttttctttcctcatcTTTTCCTTCCTGAAAGCAATGAAAAAAACCGAAATGTGTAAGCATTGATATGCTGCTGGAAGCAAACCTTTCTCTTTTTGTTGGGGCTTTACGAGAATTTGGTTTTGAGGCTTTTGTATTAGCTTGGTTGTCTCTAAGCCCAACATGCATGGCAAAAATTTAGAACGACGACGAGAGGCTATTCATGTTTCAGTTATCCATCTGAATCTCTTGAATCTGAGGATTACTTGGATATTCTGAGGGTAGTGCAATGTGGAAGCTACCCAATGGCCTCAAAAGTTACTCATTAGCCAAATCTACCTGGCAGTAAAACCCCTGCATCCTACATCCCATACACAGTAAAACACAAACTAACTTTAAGCGGATCCCATATCTTAATGACATGGGTGTGTAATTTCACTTTCATGATATCATATGTTCTTTCACATTTCCAAAAGCCAGTCTTCCTTTTTCAGATCTCTGTATTGGACCCTGCTGATGCATCACGAGTTCTATCTGTAAGATGTCAACTGCTTGAGTGGTTTCCTCAGTTTTTATTGCATAAAGACCAGCTTCTTATATGATCTTGAAAATACAGAAGGGGATTGCCAACAGAGCAGTTGGAGAGACCCGTATCCTCCGTTTCTGTTTCCAATAGTATTTATTCGTTTTACTGTAAAGTACTCGCTGTTATTTTCTATAATCTGCTGTTAAACTTTATCATACATAGAAATGAATATGGCAAGCAGTAGAAGTCATTGTGTATACATATTCACAGTCCAGCAGGAACTAATCACTGATAAGAGGTAATCTCTTCATTATCCCCACAAAAGAAAACAGTTCTTCCTCCATCCTAATTAGCATGAGGATTGAGCTTAAGTGGTTTTTGACATCTGGTAAGTGTCTACAGGTCGAAAACGGGAAAGTTGGTTCTTGTGGACTTGGCCGGATCTGAGAAAATCGAGAAGACTGGGGCTGAAGGAATAGTTCTTGAAGAAGCCAAGACAATCAATAAGTCACTTTCTGCTCTTGGCAATGTAATCAATGCATTGACCAGCAGCACACCTAGCAAAGCGAATCATATTCCATATCGCGATTCTAAGATCACTAGGATTCTACAAGATGCTCTTGTTAGTTTCTTCACATCACTTCCTTCTTCCTATAtccttttcaatttgtttttgagGCCACTTGTTCTCATGTCACAGGGAGGGAACTCCCGAACTGCATTACTGTGTTGTTGTTCACCAAGCCCTTCTAATGCGTCAGAAAGCCTGTCCACCCTGCGTTTTGGTGCAAGGTATCTCATGAACAGGTTGCTGGAAAGCATTATAGTTATCCTGCAAGCATTGAGTTGTTTGTAACTTCCATCCTAAGTTATATAGGGTTATAGTGGCAGTACCACTGGACTATTTTTAGCTTGGTTCATGCAAGTAAAAGGTACTGTGAGATCATTTTTTTAGGGTTGATTTTCCCTTTCAAGCAATATACGTTCTTATTAACTCAAATTACcaaacaaaaatcaagaaatttaACCTGCATACTTGTTTAGATATTTAAAGGGTGGGGACTTGCACtctttgtatcatttttggtccgttgattttttcttgtttcactTTGCAAATTAGTGATATCTAATTCGAACTTCAGGAACTTTTTGTCGATATGTGAAATTGTACCTGTACTCTTCTTATTAGTCGATGTAACTTTTAGacacgcttttttttttttcccaacccaccccccaccccccacccccgCCCCTTCATTAAAGGAAATGGACAATTTATAACCTTTTGAGCAGGGCAAAGCATATAAAGGCATCGCCACATGTCAGCTGCAAGGACGATAAATACACCAAGAAGATTGGAGCTCCAACTCCTCCGCCTGCAGATGAGTGCTGTCAGAGAATTCTAGAAAAAGTAAGACAATACTTTTGAACTTCTGTTCGTGGACTGAGAATTGTCTATAAGCAAGTTTACTTCGTGCATACAGCTGAGGGACATAATGGATGTTGAAGACGTGAATTTACTTGAGGAGTGCTTCATACAAGAGGGTATTCTCTTCGATATCAACTCAGTAGAAGACTTGGAATCAGCTTACGAAGACGTTACATGCCGAACAATTTCCTCATTGCAACAAGCTGTAGAAGAACTTGTCGTCACTGGCGAAGAGGTAAGAGGAAGAAGTAATTGCTTTGAGAAAAAGTTCATtctatttagttttcaagtCTTGAATCCGGAAAAGAATTACAACAGAGGCAAAAGGTAAACCTGATATTGAATCTGGTATAACTGAAGTTCTAATGTTCGATTTTGGTGTTCTATGTACCGTAACTAtccttttgtctttttgaaGCTTATGAGAGAGAACAAAGCTCTCAAGGCCAGATTGGAAGCTGCTGAAAGATCTCTTGAGCTTCGCGAAGGGTATGGGGAAAGAATGAGCTTTGTTGATATGATTAAAGACTTTGGATTCTTCATCCCATGGTTTGGATCTGTCTTTCATGTCAACACGGTGGAATGATATCTCCATCAGTCTTGGGACATGTAGTGGTACAGTCCGAAAAAGAATTGCACTTCTTTACTTTCATTCGTGTTACTGAAATGAAGAAGGTTGAAAACTAGTTCTGTTTTCGCCGGCTAAAGCAAAAcatgtggaaaaaaaatcaaagagaagAATAGAGGTTCACCAAAGTGACTCAAGTGAGTACATTCtttgatgagttttttttggTTCGCAAGCCATTCTGTATGTGTATATTGCTAATGCGTCTAGGTTCTACATATTTCAAATAAGTTCCTGAACAACTTTGGTAAATCAAAAGATGCATAGAGACTAAAGAATGCAGGATCTGGGAAACTCTTCGGTAGACTTTCCGAGGTTTTAAGAGCTGCCAAATCTGGCCTTGGCAAAAATCAGGCAGTCATCACAAGAAATAGGTAGGAAAGGAATCGCTTCCACCTGCAAATATCAATTTTGTCTCTCTCTATAAATTGAAGGGTTCTCAGGGTTGCAAGGTAAATATTTGATAAGGGAATTTTGGGTAAAGGATCTCCCTCATTGGAAATTTTTGTTGGTTAGTTAtgatgaaagttttttttttcttttcgattgGCTAGGATGAAAGTTGTTGCGATATTTTTCCTCATTTTGTTttcaatgtgttttttttttcctgataatAAATGGAATAACTTGATCTCATTGCGGCCATAATTCTGTTGACAATGTCCGTTTCATAAGTTATAGAAGCTCCAACTCTGACGCTTTGAGTCCTTTTTACGGACGGAATAGACATTAGTCACTAGGTGTGGGAGATGATCTTATGAAAGGTTGCTGCGTAGATTGACTAAGCAAGAGTCATCAGCAGGCTGCTGTGCCTGCTAAATGGTCGTTGTCCCTAGCTAAAAATGTGATCCGAACCGTTGTCATATGTGTTTAATGAAGTTAATAAAATGAAACAATCCGAACCGTTATCACATGTCTTTGGCTGAGGAGTGCTCAAGTGGCTTGCTTGTGGTGGTGGCttgtcttctatttttttgtgtgtgtgtgttgtttttgtattttttctgcTCACACATTCACACTGTGTTTTGTTCCTTAGGCTTCAAGGCATTCGCATGTCATCCGGCGCCCTTTGCGCCCTCTATCTTAGGCAATAGCACagttgtgttttgttttatgTCTGTTAAACCCTTgtactcttttcttttcacgTATATATGTTCTTCttcgatgcaaaaaaaaaataatgaaacaaTCCAAGAGTATttactttctttcattttttccgtTTATTTTTCAGGCTCCTCCAATCACTTTTGATGCATCCGAAATTCGTGGTTTTTTACAGTAATTCCGACCTTTTCTTTGGAGCAAAGTAATAtcatcataaaataaaataaaaagtagcaATATGCACCTTCCTCTTTCCGACCTTTTCTATTGCTAACCGTGAAagcaaaattcattttttgctttcaaaattgaaattctgGTTGGTCCCATTTGCTTTTGAGGGTTTTTTGAATTCCTTAATTGCCCTGCCCTGCCCATACATATTACTTTTTCTACCCAAACACGTCCTTGTCTTCTAATTTCATATCACTCCATAAACGTCACTTACTTGGAGGTTGTTAAGGGGTGGGTGTCAATCTGTTCACTGAAGATGAAATCCCATGCATATATGTTGGAATACTCCAAATAAAGAGTAATTTTAAAGAGACATATATTAACTGCATGCCCCTGCTAAAAAATTGTGTTCCCCTAAAAAACCAATGGGATGGAGAGGGTACCCGTCGCAGCGGAATTCACAAAAGATTACGATGTAGgataaaaatggagagtttttgtattttatttttattgttttagaataagattttgaataggaatattttcgtttaggttagagTTATTAACTTTttgtattcagtttgattttgatttctacatttattaggattcttggtctacaagattaggattttattttaattaattagaaaatatattttctttaatgccgtttgttttggcatgatttaagatttcttttacagtaggatttttagggttagggtcttcTGAAAAGGGccgtaacctattcaattattcaactttttaaaacttttacatCATCAAGAaactctgaatattattgatgcaaaagttttaaaaagttGAATAGGTTACAACCCTTTTTATAGAACCATAACCTTAGAAATCTTACTGTAAAAGAAAtcttaaatcatgccaaaataagcggcattaaagaaaagatatttcctaattaattaaaataaaatcctaattcttgtagaccaagaatcctaataaaagTAGAAATCAAAGTCAAACTGAATAcagaaagttaataattctaacctaaacgaaaatattctcagtcaaaatcttattctaaaacaatgaaaataaaatacaaaaactctcaatttttgtcctacatcagaaATCCAATGTACGAGGCTTTGGTTTTCACAAAAATTACAGAGATTTGATGTGGCCAACCTTATTCGCTCGTGCTAAATAAAAGACTCCTCATTTTTTAAATCCGTGAAGCGTATAGTCTAGCTGCAGCATCCATATTAAGATGCCTCCTAATGACAAGAATGCTACTCTGCCACATCATTGTGGCTGCAATCATCGAAACTttcatgtctttttttttttttttttactttgatctAATATAACCACATGATGCATACAAAGGATGTATCGGTAAATAGTACAAGGATTCCATTGGTTTGGGGTTCCTCAAGTCTAAAGCAAACTTTTGCCGCACTCCAAAAAGGAAACTTTACAAGAGTGGTGGGTACTGGTTGGTACTCAGTTACTCAATACACAACGACAGCAACCAGCCAAGCTCTGTTTCCACAAGCCATGGCTCTCAAGATCTGTGTCCTTCTAACCATCACCTTATGCTCACTCTTCTTCCGTCCTACCAATTCCATTGACTTCAATTTCCCAGCAATTTTCAACTTCGGCGATTCGAATTCCGACACGGGCGGCCTTGTTGCCGGGGTTGGAGACCGCCTCGACCCTCCAAACGGGCAGATTCACTTCCAAAAACCATCCGGAAGGTTCTGCGATGGCCGCCTCATCGTAGATTTTTTGAGTAATTTCGTTGCCCttagttgaaaattttctcttcattgACAGACTATGGTTTTAAGCAGTTGGATTTTTCAACATTGGTAACACCTCTGTTTTCTTCGTTTTTATTCCCTTGTTTACTCTGTTTTCGTGATATCTACGAACGTTGGGATCCTCAGTGCATTTGGCAACCTCTCTATCAAAATTCTGCGTCCGCAAATGCTTGATGTCCTCCCTATCAGACCAAGTTTCTAACAGAATATGTTCAACCGAATCTGATGAAAAATAAGATTAAGGATTGTAGATAGCCGTAAATGTTGCTATACCAGCTGTTTGCTTAAGGATTGTAGATAGCCGTAAATGTTGCTATACCAGAATAAGATTTAGGATTGTAGATAGCCGTAAATGTTGCTATACCAGCTGTTCGCTTATTCTTGATGCTTATTTACTGGGTGCCCTTTCCGTGTTTGATAATATGCCTTTTTCCTGTGTGTTTTTTTCATTTCAGTGGATGCAATGGACATGCCATTTCTGAACCCATATTTGGATTCAATCGGGCTGCCTAGTTTCCGAAAAGGGTGCAACTTCGCAGCAGCAGGGTCTACCATTCTTCCACCGACTGGATCGTCTGCATTCCCATTTTCATTTGGGATTCAGGTGGCTCAGTTTTTAAGATTCAAGGCTCGGGTGCTCGAACTGCTCAAAAGTAcgttcattttgaatt
It encodes:
- the LOC131327356 gene encoding kinesin-like protein KIN-1; protein product: MANIAVCARFRPLSSKERRDHTDGVFIRSLDAETFVLKDEKQEEHEFSFDRAFYEGSEQADVYEFLALPIVRDAVNGINGTIITYGQTGAGKTYSMEGPSILDCDEKKKGLLPRVVGELFTSIKIAEDMSKYTIKLSMVEIYMEKVRDLFDLSKDNIQIKESKAQGIILSGVTEISVLDPADASRVLSKGIANRAVGETQMNMASSRSHCVYIFTVQQELITDKRSKTGKLVLVDLAGSEKIEKTGAEGIVLEEAKTINKSLSALGNVINALTSSTPSKANHIPYRDSKITRILQDALGGNSRTALLCCCSPSPSNASESLSTLRFGARAKHIKASPHVSCKDDKYTKKIGAPTPPPADECCQRILEKLRDIMDVEDVNLLEECFIQEGILFDINSVEDLESAYEDVTCRTISSLQQAVEELVVTGEELMRENKALKARLEAAERSLELREGYGERMSFVDMIKDFGFFIPWFGSVFHVNTVE